Proteins encoded within one genomic window of Acinetobacter sp. WCHA55:
- the dnaX gene encoding DNA polymerase III subunit gamma/tau, which yields MYQVLARKYRPRNFNELVGQNHVSRALTSALERGRLHHAYLFTGTRGVGKTTIARILAKCLNCETGVTSTPCEVCPTCTAVNEGRFIDLIEIDAASRTKVEDTRELLDNVPYAPTQGRFKVYLIDEVHMLSTHSFNALLKTLEEPPEHVKFLFATTDPQKLPITVISRCLQFTLRPLAVDEITEHLGNILNKESILAEQDAIWQIAESAQGSLRDALSLTDQAIAYGQGSIQHQDVKEMLGLIDRTIIYDLILAIHQNQKQRVSELLMQFRQQALDVSLVLDQLISTLHELALLQYLPELSLKYSAEINKKIMQLSQQIVAQDLQLYYQIACKGRAELQLAVTQEQGFEMTVLRMLAFRPLQPNEVLVAQANSAVVESVQQAPIPTSAPATALQQDAQSLDIDATFEDAAINEDTETGFNSELDDVNLSESAKENKPSVEVSQQSDQIVFDPSSDEVLFDLDEADEFNAQSNDDEPNSDDFLFDEIVPLEAETQNEAPVEPAVAIVEVVHEESFDLASEVLSVANVEDTQVVENESLQTVTALVELAQPEQVSSTPTDLMPQDILQLQAQQLVGEWTVEKWEYWFRSSGLSPAVQELAQQGLMAGQINAESVFMIPQRYEQLLTQLRHVLEDALKSEWPQTRFDVKYAEVETITPYTMQAQRKEKAFQRAHELLQNEDTVKSLVQTFDGELHNIQLK from the coding sequence ATGTATCAAGTACTTGCACGGAAATATCGTCCTCGCAATTTTAATGAGCTTGTGGGTCAAAACCACGTTTCTCGGGCACTAACCAGTGCTTTAGAGCGCGGACGTTTGCACCATGCTTATTTATTTACAGGAACGCGTGGGGTCGGAAAAACCACTATTGCCCGTATTTTGGCGAAGTGCTTGAACTGTGAAACAGGTGTGACTTCGACGCCGTGCGAAGTTTGCCCAACCTGTACTGCCGTGAATGAAGGCCGTTTTATTGATTTGATTGAAATTGATGCGGCATCACGGACTAAAGTTGAAGATACTCGAGAGCTTTTAGACAATGTTCCTTATGCACCGACGCAAGGTCGTTTTAAGGTCTATTTGATCGATGAAGTGCATATGCTGTCTACGCATTCTTTTAATGCTTTACTCAAAACATTGGAAGAACCACCTGAACATGTGAAATTCCTTTTTGCAACGACAGATCCACAAAAGCTCCCAATTACCGTGATTTCACGTTGTTTGCAATTTACTCTACGCCCGTTGGCTGTAGATGAAATTACTGAGCATCTGGGTAATATTTTAAATAAAGAAAGCATTCTCGCCGAGCAGGATGCGATTTGGCAAATTGCAGAGTCTGCCCAAGGCTCATTACGTGATGCACTTTCTTTGACAGATCAAGCGATTGCCTATGGTCAGGGCTCTATCCAGCACCAAGATGTCAAAGAGATGTTAGGTTTAATCGACCGTACCATTATTTATGATTTGATCCTTGCGATACATCAAAACCAGAAACAACGGGTGAGTGAGTTGCTGATGCAATTCCGCCAGCAAGCACTGGATGTATCTTTAGTTTTGGATCAGTTGATTTCGACTTTACATGAATTGGCATTATTACAATATTTACCAGAACTAAGCCTCAAATATAGCGCTGAAATTAATAAAAAAATCATGCAATTGTCTCAGCAGATTGTTGCGCAAGACCTACAGCTTTATTACCAAATTGCATGTAAAGGACGTGCTGAATTACAGCTAGCAGTCACACAAGAGCAAGGCTTTGAAATGACGGTGCTACGCATGTTGGCGTTCCGTCCATTACAACCGAATGAGGTACTGGTAGCTCAGGCCAATAGTGCTGTAGTTGAATCTGTACAACAAGCGCCAATACCGACTTCTGCTCCAGCAACGGCTTTGCAACAAGATGCTCAAAGCTTAGATATTGACGCGACATTTGAAGATGCTGCGATAAATGAGGATACAGAGACTGGCTTTAATTCTGAACTTGATGATGTGAATCTTTCAGAAAGCGCCAAAGAGAATAAACCATCAGTTGAAGTATCTCAGCAATCCGATCAAATCGTTTTCGATCCTTCCAGTGATGAAGTTTTATTCGATTTAGATGAAGCTGATGAATTTAATGCACAAAGCAATGATGATGAACCAAATAGTGATGATTTCTTATTTGATGAAATTGTACCGTTAGAAGCAGAAACTCAAAATGAAGCACCTGTTGAACCTGCTGTAGCAATAGTTGAGGTTGTACATGAGGAGTCTTTTGATTTAGCAAGTGAAGTGCTTTCAGTCGCGAATGTTGAGGATACTCAAGTCGTAGAAAATGAAAGCCTACAAACTGTTACTGCCCTTGTAGAGCTTGCTCAACCTGAACAGGTCTCATCTACACCAACCGATTTAATGCCACAAGATATTTTGCAACTACAAGCACAGCAGTTAGTCGGTGAATGGACAGTGGAGAAGTGGGAATACTGGTTCAGAAGCAGTGGGTTATCGCCTGCGGTACAAGAGTTGGCTCAGCAAGGTTTAATGGCTGGACAAATTAATGCCGAGTCTGTGTTTATGATTCCGCAGCGTTATGAGCAACTCCTCACCCAATTACGTCATGTTTTGGAAGATGCACTCAAATCTGAATGGCCTCAGACGCGTTTTGATGTGAAATATGCAGAAGTTGAAACCATTACGCCATATACGATGCAAGCGCAACGTAAGGAAAAGGCATTCCAACGTGCACATGAATTACTACAAAACGAAGACACAGTGAAAAGTCTAGTGCAAACTTTTGATGGTGAATTACACAATATTCAGCTTAAGTAA
- a CDS encoding acyl-CoA thioesterase, which translates to MRQAAKTRDQFHYFLPIQTRWSDNDLYGHVNNVTYYSYFDTAANALLIEKANFDIHQSPIIGLVVDSACSFLHELSYPEIIDVGVTISKIGNSSLTYELAIFKFGQETASAQGHFVHVFVDRETRKSTPIPSEMRSTLRHYLSHDIT; encoded by the coding sequence ATGAGACAAGCCGCAAAGACACGTGACCAATTTCATTATTTTTTACCGATTCAGACACGTTGGTCGGACAATGACCTCTATGGCCATGTCAACAACGTCACTTACTATAGCTATTTTGATACTGCCGCAAATGCCTTACTGATTGAAAAAGCAAATTTTGATATTCACCAATCCCCTATTATTGGCTTAGTGGTCGACTCAGCATGTAGTTTCTTACATGAGTTATCTTACCCTGAGATTATTGACGTGGGTGTGACTATTTCCAAAATAGGAAACTCTTCACTTACTTACGAGCTCGCCATTTTTAAATTTGGTCAAGAAACGGCTTCGGCTCAAGGACATTTTGTTCATGTTTTTGTGGATCGTGAAACACGAAAAAGCACCCCGATTCCATCTGAAATGCGGAGTACTTTGCGCCACTATTTAAGCCATGACATTACTTAA
- a CDS encoding iron-containing alcohol dehydrogenase, producing MNSFQFQTVPNIISGLGSIQQLRELLTTRPYQHLLLVTDAGMLKHQLHLPLLEILEDLSLTYSIYSEVEADPSEQIVLNAVDFAKQQKVDIILGFGGGSSMDVAKIIAILSHPAQQQQLADLYGVNNAQTPRLPLILVPTTAGTGSEVTPISIVTTGETTKTGIVAPVLFADVTILDATFTENLPRHISAATGIDAMVHAIEAYTSKIKKNPYADMLAKQALKLLNQNLSLVLEDGRNLEARQNMLVGSMLAGQAFANAPVGAVHALAYPLGGHFHISHGHSNALVLTEVLKFNLPQAKQHYAELICWLDPKSTGCTDGLSDLFVDHMQNHLDRSGLTLKLKALNVPEHSLDQLATDAMLQTRLLQNNPRELEWQQAREIYQAIYS from the coding sequence ATGAACTCATTTCAATTTCAAACTGTGCCGAATATTATTTCAGGCTTGGGCAGCATTCAGCAGCTTAGAGAACTTTTAACAACTCGTCCTTATCAACATCTGTTATTGGTTACAGATGCAGGCATGTTAAAGCATCAACTTCATCTTCCCCTCTTAGAAATTTTAGAAGATCTCTCGCTCACTTACAGTATTTACAGTGAGGTTGAAGCAGATCCAAGTGAGCAGATTGTTTTAAATGCGGTTGATTTTGCCAAACAGCAAAAAGTAGATATCATTTTAGGCTTTGGTGGTGGAAGCTCTATGGATGTTGCAAAAATTATTGCCATACTCAGCCATCCTGCACAGCAGCAACAGTTAGCTGATCTTTATGGGGTAAATAATGCCCAAACACCTCGACTGCCGTTAATTTTAGTCCCAACCACAGCAGGGACAGGTTCTGAAGTTACCCCAATTTCAATTGTTACCACAGGTGAAACGACAAAGACTGGTATCGTAGCACCTGTTCTTTTTGCCGATGTAACGATTTTGGATGCGACTTTTACTGAAAACCTGCCGCGTCATATTAGTGCAGCGACAGGCATTGATGCGATGGTACATGCCATTGAAGCTTATACCTCTAAAATCAAGAAAAACCCCTATGCAGACATGTTAGCGAAACAGGCTTTGAAACTGCTGAATCAAAACCTCAGTTTGGTGCTAGAAGATGGTCGAAATTTAGAAGCCCGACAAAATATGTTGGTCGGTTCAATGTTGGCAGGACAAGCTTTTGCCAATGCCCCAGTAGGTGCTGTACATGCACTTGCTTATCCACTGGGTGGACATTTTCACATTTCTCATGGACATAGCAATGCCTTAGTGCTGACCGAGGTTTTAAAGTTTAATCTCCCCCAAGCCAAGCAACATTATGCGGAACTGATCTGCTGGCTCGACCCAAAAAGTACAGGCTGTACTGATGGTCTTTCTGATCTCTTTGTCGATCATATGCAAAACCATTTAGACCGTAGCGGTTTAACCTTAAAACTCAAGGCGTTGAATGTTCCTGAACACAGTCTAGATCAACTTGCAACAGACGCCATGTTGCAAACACGCCTACTACAAAACAACCCAAGAGAACTAGAGTGGCAACAGGCACGCGAGATTTATCAAGCCATTTACAGCTAA
- a CDS encoding low molecular weight protein-tyrosine-phosphatase, whose protein sequence is MSFTTPYKVLCVCLGNICRSPTAEVVLRHFCDAHQLNIEIDSAGTSNYHPNKAPDLRSQEHALKRGYDLSGLRARQLQPRDFVHFDLILAMDHNNLDEIQMLYQTASREFGAGQLRAKVALMSEHDTQYPQQALPDPYYGGSDGFERVLDQCESSSQAWVSIFKQQFEQ, encoded by the coding sequence ATGTCATTCACAACGCCCTATAAGGTGTTATGTGTCTGTTTAGGAAATATTTGTCGTTCTCCCACGGCAGAAGTGGTTCTCAGACATTTTTGTGATGCGCATCAACTTAATATTGAAATCGACTCAGCAGGGACGAGTAACTATCATCCGAATAAGGCACCTGACTTACGCAGTCAAGAACATGCGTTGAAACGTGGTTATGATTTGTCTGGTTTACGTGCACGACAGTTACAGCCCCGTGATTTTGTCCATTTTGATTTAATTTTAGCGATGGACCACAATAATTTGGATGAGATTCAGATGCTGTATCAAACAGCATCACGTGAATTTGGTGCGGGGCAACTACGTGCTAAAGTCGCTCTCATGTCCGAGCATGATACGCAATATCCACAGCAAGCCTTACCTGATCCTTACTATGGTGGATCTGATGGTTTTGAGCGTGTCCTTGACCAATGTGAGTCGAGCAGCCAAGCGTGGGTCAGTATTTTTAAACAACAATTTGAACAGTAA
- the murB gene encoding UDP-N-acetylmuramate dehydrogenase, protein MQIETQKQLKPFNTLSLNAIASHYVQIHSADELVKALDYAQQQALNVMILSGGSNMLLPAQIDALVVHMNILGIENLSEDANTQTIRVGAGQVWHDFVLWTTEQRLFGLQNLALIPGLVGASPVQNIGAYGVEAGEFIESVQVYDRQLKQFSDIQAEDCAFSYRHSIFKDDPNRYVITHVTFKLLKKEDLKISYGDLKQAMGDELTAFNLQQQVIQIRQSKLPDPKEFPNVGSFFKNPIMSQQAYDLLAQQFEKLPHYPQANGDVKIAAGWLIDQSGWKGKQLGVVGMFAKQALVLVNYANADLSDVQSTYRTVQQDVYNKFKVLLEPEPVLFNSSGLIQSH, encoded by the coding sequence ATGCAAATCGAAACACAAAAACAGCTTAAACCTTTTAATACGTTAAGCTTAAATGCGATAGCCTCTCATTATGTTCAAATTCATAGTGCAGATGAATTGGTTAAAGCCCTAGATTATGCGCAGCAACAAGCGCTGAATGTCATGATTTTATCAGGTGGAAGTAATATGTTGCTGCCTGCACAAATTGATGCTTTGGTTGTGCATATGAATATTCTAGGTATAGAGAATCTGTCTGAAGATGCGAATACCCAAACCATACGAGTTGGTGCAGGGCAAGTTTGGCATGACTTTGTTCTTTGGACGACAGAACAGCGTTTATTTGGTTTACAGAATTTAGCTTTGATCCCAGGTTTAGTCGGTGCATCCCCAGTACAAAATATCGGTGCTTATGGTGTCGAAGCAGGTGAGTTCATTGAAAGTGTGCAGGTCTATGACAGACAACTGAAACAATTTAGTGATATTCAAGCTGAAGATTGTGCATTTAGTTATCGCCATAGTATTTTTAAAGATGATCCAAATCGCTATGTGATTACACATGTGACTTTCAAGTTATTGAAAAAAGAAGACTTGAAAATTAGCTATGGTGACTTAAAACAAGCCATGGGTGATGAGCTCACTGCTTTTAATTTGCAACAACAAGTGATTCAGATTCGTCAAAGTAAATTACCCGATCCTAAAGAGTTTCCTAACGTAGGCAGTTTTTTTAAGAACCCAATTATGAGTCAGCAAGCTTATGACCTTTTAGCCCAACAATTTGAAAAATTGCCACATTATCCGCAAGCGAATGGTGATGTTAAAATTGCCGCAGGTTGGTTGATAGATCAATCAGGCTGGAAAGGTAAGCAGCTTGGTGTTGTCGGGATGTTTGCCAAACAAGCTTTGGTTTTAGTGAATTATGCCAATGCAGATTTGAGTGATGTACAGAGCACATACCGTACAGTGCAGCAGGATGTGTATAATAAATTTAAGGTTTTGTTGGAACCTGAACCTGTGCTATTTAATTCGTCGGGTTTAATCCAATCTCATTAG
- a CDS encoding YdcF family protein: protein MSKTHKMVRLVQIASVLFALFGCLMIFIYTPFYSKLIVAALNTFVPVDVNEVAAQSQKMAALSEQESLEPGSDLWIARQAYLQLMEEQIKEHNSQNLTTIQARYKALQELIVAEQKEEQEKEQKPQIPLVVETASSEVDPTENVKELLELNSKENKALMEHYLAFLKTHKVEAVEEEPIDEQIYQDIAQIHAQNEEKKAALNMPNAIVVLGGGLTLDKNGKDIVVNEYTRLRLETTLQVEQQFKLPIVLSGVEAPYMQKWLKARGVDAKLLEDRSMNTCENSRFSSLLLQKKGGAPRVILITDQYHMPRTRRLFALNGIETQPIEAPMPTQLTRWRPSQQNYDHSRRANYEMLATVRDVLVGSSDCREIP, encoded by the coding sequence ATGAGTAAAACCCATAAAATGGTACGTTTAGTGCAAATCGCTTCGGTGTTATTTGCACTTTTCGGCTGTTTAATGATTTTTATTTATACGCCTTTTTATTCTAAGCTCATTGTTGCTGCGCTTAATACTTTTGTTCCTGTCGATGTTAACGAAGTGGCCGCACAGAGCCAAAAGATGGCAGCATTGAGTGAGCAAGAAAGCTTAGAACCGGGTTCTGATTTGTGGATAGCACGTCAAGCTTATTTACAGCTCATGGAAGAACAGATTAAAGAGCATAATTCACAAAACTTAACCACCATTCAGGCGCGCTACAAAGCCTTACAAGAGTTGATTGTTGCTGAGCAAAAAGAGGAACAGGAAAAAGAACAGAAGCCTCAAATTCCTTTGGTGGTTGAGACTGCAAGTTCAGAAGTAGACCCAACAGAGAATGTAAAAGAACTATTAGAACTCAACAGTAAAGAAAATAAAGCGTTAATGGAGCATTATCTAGCGTTCTTAAAAACGCATAAGGTTGAGGCTGTAGAGGAAGAGCCGATAGATGAACAAATCTATCAAGACATCGCACAAATCCATGCACAAAATGAAGAGAAAAAAGCAGCTTTAAATATGCCGAATGCTATCGTTGTCCTAGGAGGCGGGTTAACTTTAGATAAGAATGGTAAGGATATCGTCGTGAATGAATATACCCGTTTGCGGCTTGAAACCACATTACAAGTTGAACAGCAGTTTAAGCTGCCTATTGTGCTGAGTGGGGTAGAAGCACCGTATATGCAAAAATGGTTAAAGGCACGAGGAGTCGATGCAAAACTGTTGGAAGATCGTAGTATGAACACCTGTGAAAACTCGCGTTTTAGTTCCTTGTTACTACAGAAAAAAGGTGGTGCACCTAGAGTGATTCTAATTACAGATCAATACCATATGCCACGTACCCGTCGTTTATTTGCCTTAAATGGTATAGAAACCCAGCCGATAGAAGCACCTATGCCGACCCAATTAACACGTTGGCGACCAAGTCAACAAAACTATGATCATAGTCGCCGTGCCAATTATGAAATGCTTGCAACTGTGCGTGATGTACTTGTCGGCTCAAGTGACTGTAGGGAGATTCCATAA
- a CDS encoding alpha/beta hydrolase, with protein sequence MPELPFLNPSVLKQLELPVPSRETTPQLLMPLNLNQPYEASVEMVSYRRLYGLDALDCDHWQGYVQMPLFKLHVQVFAPKIEKIKGSVCLLHGYLEHSGIYQPIIKELLEQGFSVLTYDLPGHGLSDGSPANIQNFDHYQDVLHAVVRYVKHAEQLPQPWLGIGQSTGGAILMHHLLEFAERRENPYVQRVLLLSPLIRPAKSAWWHNSVGLGIIRRIKRQVPRHFRRNNHNPEFLRFVRLKDPLQPRMMGMDWILAMSKWMLEMEQRPACRIPVWLAQGALDQTVDWRYNIEFIREKFRLQTLLMLEEGSHQLINERSDIRAALTGLIPAFLHAQGSSGGYY encoded by the coding sequence ATGCCTGAACTTCCTTTTTTAAATCCTTCAGTACTCAAACAGCTTGAACTTCCTGTACCGAGTCGTGAGACAACACCACAGCTATTAATGCCTTTGAATCTAAACCAGCCATATGAGGCATCGGTGGAAATGGTGTCTTATCGTCGTTTATACGGTTTAGATGCACTGGACTGTGATCACTGGCAAGGTTATGTTCAAATGCCATTATTTAAGTTGCACGTCCAAGTTTTTGCACCGAAAATTGAAAAAATTAAAGGTTCAGTCTGCCTGTTGCATGGTTATTTAGAGCATAGCGGAATTTATCAACCCATCATTAAAGAGTTGCTTGAACAAGGCTTTAGTGTATTGACCTATGATCTTCCAGGGCATGGACTTAGTGATGGATCGCCTGCGAATATCCAAAACTTTGACCATTATCAAGATGTATTACATGCTGTGGTACGTTATGTTAAACATGCAGAGCAGTTGCCACAACCGTGGTTAGGCATCGGGCAGAGTACGGGTGGTGCAATTTTAATGCATCATTTGCTCGAATTTGCCGAACGCCGTGAAAACCCTTATGTACAGCGTGTTCTGTTGTTGTCGCCACTTATTCGTCCTGCGAAATCGGCTTGGTGGCATAACTCTGTTGGGTTAGGCATTATTCGACGGATTAAACGCCAAGTGCCGCGTCATTTCAGACGGAATAACCATAACCCTGAGTTCTTACGTTTTGTCCGTTTAAAAGATCCCTTGCAACCTCGTATGATGGGTATGGATTGGATTTTGGCTATGTCCAAATGGATGTTGGAAATGGAACAGCGTCCAGCCTGTCGCATTCCAGTCTGGTTAGCGCAAGGTGCACTGGATCAGACGGTAGACTGGCGTTATAACATTGAGTTTATTCGTGAAAAGTTTCGCTTACAGACCTTATTGATGTTGGAAGAGGGTTCGCATCAGTTGATCAATGAACGTTCGGATATTCGTGCGGCGTTAACAGGTTTAATTCCAGCTTTTTTACATGCGCAGGGTTCATCAGGTGGATACTATTAA
- a CDS encoding FMN-binding glutamate synthase family protein — MSSPAQSIRHKLLNTFFSRHSIWLLCIFIFLSISFFHYSRTPIYINYFISDTLLNSIWLIAGLLSLVGLHDVLQNKHSILKNYPIMGHFRFIFEDFRPEIRQYFIEADQDALPFSRMQRSLVYQRAKNQNADKPFGSIIDVYADNYRFMTHSLSPCKPADPKTFRILVGNAQCSQPYSASIFNISAMSFGSLSANAIRALNKGAQMGGFYHDTGEGSLSPYHLEYGGDIVWELGSGYFGCRTLDGQFDPEKFAVQAKRPQVKMIEIKLSQGAKPGHGGILPKDKISEEIAEIRGVSRDHDCVSPSSHSAFKTPIEMMHFIQKLRELSEGKPIGFKLCIGQPWQFMSIVKAMLNTQIIPDFIVVDGSEGGTGAAPIELIDNMGVPLREGLLFVHNTLVGAGLRDQIKIGASGKLVSAFDIASTMAIGADWVNSARGFMFAVGCIQAQSCHTNQCPVGVATQDKERQKALHVPTKAERVLHFHDNTLKALSEMIASAGLKHPAEIKARHLAQRINDREIRNYAQLHFWLKDGELLSCENKDEENFYFRMWNMSKLEHF; from the coding sequence ATGTCTAGCCCTGCTCAATCCATACGTCATAAATTACTGAATACATTTTTTTCACGGCACTCCATTTGGCTACTGTGTATTTTTATTTTTTTGAGCATTTCTTTTTTTCATTATAGCCGTACTCCTATCTATATTAATTACTTTATTTCAGACACTTTACTGAACAGTATTTGGCTGATCGCAGGTTTACTGAGTCTTGTTGGCTTGCATGATGTTTTACAAAATAAACATTCAATCTTAAAGAACTATCCAATTATGGGGCACTTTCGTTTTATTTTTGAAGATTTCCGCCCTGAAATTCGTCAGTATTTTATTGAGGCCGACCAAGACGCACTGCCTTTTTCGCGCATGCAACGCAGTTTGGTCTATCAGCGTGCAAAAAACCAAAATGCAGATAAACCGTTCGGTTCCATTATCGATGTCTATGCAGACAACTATCGTTTCATGACGCATTCATTAAGTCCATGCAAACCTGCCGACCCAAAAACCTTCCGTATATTAGTAGGCAATGCGCAATGCTCTCAGCCTTATAGTGCTTCTATTTTCAATATTTCAGCCATGAGTTTTGGCAGCTTGAGTGCCAATGCCATTCGTGCTTTAAACAAAGGCGCGCAAATGGGTGGTTTTTACCATGATACTGGCGAAGGCAGTTTAAGTCCGTACCATCTTGAGTATGGAGGCGATATTGTTTGGGAGTTAGGCAGTGGTTATTTCGGTTGCCGTACCCTCGATGGTCAATTTGACCCTGAGAAATTTGCCGTTCAAGCTAAACGACCTCAAGTGAAAATGATCGAAATCAAGCTCTCTCAAGGAGCAAAACCTGGTCATGGCGGGATTCTACCGAAAGATAAAATTTCTGAAGAGATTGCTGAAATTCGAGGCGTCAGTCGTGATCATGACTGTGTTTCGCCCTCAAGTCACTCTGCCTTCAAAACACCGATTGAAATGATGCATTTTATTCAAAAACTGCGTGAGCTATCTGAAGGTAAACCTATCGGTTTTAAACTGTGCATTGGTCAGCCTTGGCAATTTATGAGTATTGTCAAAGCCATGCTAAATACTCAAATAATTCCTGATTTTATTGTCGTAGATGGCTCCGAAGGTGGTACAGGTGCAGCGCCTATCGAGCTGATCGATAATATGGGTGTACCACTACGTGAAGGCTTACTTTTTGTACACAATACACTGGTCGGTGCGGGTTTACGTGATCAGATCAAAATTGGGGCCAGTGGGAAATTGGTTAGTGCCTTTGATATTGCCAGCACCATGGCAATTGGTGCAGATTGGGTCAATTCTGCACGAGGATTTATGTTTGCGGTAGGATGTATTCAAGCGCAAAGTTGTCATACCAACCAATGCCCTGTGGGTGTTGCAACGCAAGACAAAGAGCGACAAAAGGCACTACACGTGCCCACCAAAGCTGAACGTGTGCTACATTTTCATGACAACACATTGAAAGCACTTTCAGAAATGATTGCTTCAGCGGGCTTAAAACATCCAGCAGAAATTAAAGCACGCCATTTAGCGCAGCGTATTAATGACCGAGAAATTCGAAACTATGCGCAGCTACATTTTTGGTTAAAAGATGGTGAACTGCTATCTTGTGAAAATAAAGATGAAGAAAACTTCTATTTCCGTATGTGGAATATGTCCAAACTAGAACATTTCTAA
- a CDS encoding LuxR C-terminal-related transcriptional regulator, whose translation MKNKETVLPAPVLIVEDEAMIRSRLDLILSELGYSQDMLIFAKNLAEAMQIITSQPISLALVDLGLPDGNGITLIEKLRDIDESALILVISAWSTQQSLFASIKAGANGYVLKERDDAEVLMSIRSILRGGAPIDPFIAREILNQISTSNTPQTERVELLDGQDYDQLTNRETEILNLVAQGLSNREIAEQLFVSRYTVESHIKHIYRKLSVTKRTKAVSTARSLGIL comes from the coding sequence GTGAAAAATAAGGAAACTGTTTTGCCTGCACCTGTTTTAATCGTGGAAGATGAAGCCATGATTCGCTCGCGTCTAGATCTGATCCTGTCGGAACTGGGCTATAGTCAAGATATGCTGATTTTTGCTAAAAATTTAGCTGAAGCCATGCAAATTATTACCTCACAACCCATTTCTTTAGCCTTAGTCGATTTAGGGTTGCCTGATGGAAATGGCATCACTCTAATTGAAAAACTCAGAGACATAGATGAAAGCGCATTAATTTTAGTGATTTCGGCATGGAGTACACAGCAAAGCTTATTTGCCTCGATTAAGGCAGGAGCAAATGGTTATGTGCTAAAAGAACGTGATGATGCTGAAGTCCTGATGTCGATACGGAGTATTTTGCGCGGTGGTGCACCGATTGATCCATTTATTGCTCGTGAAATATTAAATCAAATCTCGACCTCAAATACCCCTCAAACTGAACGTGTAGAGCTGTTAGATGGGCAGGACTATGACCAACTCACTAATCGAGAAACTGAAATTCTTAATTTAGTGGCGCAGGGGCTGAGTAATCGTGAAATTGCTGAGCAATTATTTGTATCGCGATATACCGTCGAAAGTCATATTAAGCATATTTACCGAAAGCTTTCCGTCACAAAAAGAACCAAAGCAGTCAGTACTGCACGTTCTTTAGGTATTTTATGA